The Edaphobacter sp. 12200R-103 genome contains a region encoding:
- a CDS encoding response regulator transcription factor, with protein sequence MQVLIVEDDAALGLFLEKGLKLEGHDVERVEDGEAALERLSEGRPDLLVLDLSLPKRDGVEVLEQMQGSFGSTVVLVLTGRGLVEERVRCLDLGADDFLLKPFSFHELVARCRALLRRRERFADPILRHGDVEMNRLERSVKRNGRAVELTSKEFALLEYMMQRKERCCSRAELLTSVWQMPEDAGTNVVDVYVNYLRKKLSTADVDGGEGHAIVETIRGQGYRMNGAISAKKLPARVPIYIGTSTMVEA encoded by the coding sequence ATGCAGGTATTGATTGTAGAAGATGACGCTGCCCTGGGCCTGTTTCTGGAGAAGGGACTGAAGCTGGAGGGACATGATGTCGAGCGCGTAGAGGACGGAGAGGCGGCGCTCGAGAGGCTAAGCGAGGGTCGGCCCGATCTGCTGGTGCTAGACCTGAGTCTGCCAAAGCGTGATGGCGTTGAGGTGCTGGAGCAGATGCAGGGATCGTTTGGCAGCACCGTCGTGCTGGTGCTGACGGGACGGGGGCTTGTAGAGGAACGTGTGCGGTGCCTGGACCTGGGGGCGGACGACTTTCTTCTGAAGCCTTTCAGCTTCCATGAGCTGGTTGCAAGGTGCAGGGCCCTGCTGCGGCGGCGTGAGCGCTTTGCCGACCCCATTCTGCGTCACGGCGATGTGGAGATGAACCGGTTGGAGCGCTCCGTAAAGCGGAATGGAAGAGCAGTGGAGCTTACGTCCAAGGAATTCGCGCTGCTGGAGTACATGATGCAGCGGAAGGAGCGCTGCTGCAGCCGCGCGGAACTGCTGACGAGCGTATGGCAGATGCCGGAGGATGCGGGAACCAACGTGGTGGATGTCTACGTGAACTATCTGCGAAAGAAGCTGAGTACAGCAGACGTTGACGGAGGAGAGGGGCACGCGATTGTCGAGACGATCCGGGGCCAGGGATATCGGATGAACGGTGCAATTTCTGCGAAGAAGCTTCCGGCACGGGTACCCATCTATATCGGAACCTCAACCATGGTTGAGGCGTAG
- the flgC gene encoding flagellar basal body rod protein FlgC — protein MNLFGVMDVSASALKAERVRAEVVASNMANAETTRTPEGGPYQRHHVVFEAEGDGEFQHSLVTHLVGDGLPSLGGSRLFGEDLTAARSVPGGVAVTGIIADARAPLRRYDPQHPDAGPDGYVAYPDINPLTEMVDLMGATRSYGMNASAMQAEKNMVSSSLDILK, from the coding sequence ATGAATCTGTTTGGCGTGATGGATGTGAGCGCGTCGGCCTTGAAGGCTGAGCGGGTGCGGGCCGAGGTGGTGGCCTCGAACATGGCGAATGCAGAGACGACGCGCACGCCGGAGGGAGGACCGTATCAGCGCCATCATGTTGTCTTTGAGGCGGAGGGCGATGGAGAGTTTCAGCACTCGCTGGTGACTCACCTGGTGGGCGATGGGCTTCCTTCTCTTGGCGGATCGCGTTTGTTCGGTGAGGATCTTACAGCAGCGAGATCTGTGCCTGGGGGAGTTGCGGTGACTGGAATTATCGCGGATGCACGCGCGCCGCTGCGGCGCTACGATCCGCAGCATCCGGACGCAGGGCCGGATGGATACGTTGCGTATCCCGACATCAATCCTCTAACCGAGATGGTGGACCTGATGGGCGCGACGCGTTCCTACGGGATGAATGCATCTGCAATGCAGGCGGAGAAGAATATGGTCTCTTCGTCTCTGGACATTCTGAAGTAG
- a CDS encoding DUF4097 family beta strand repeat-containing protein, whose translation MYVRHLLAAATLAITATAFAAEGSFDRTLNVSSSPNVSVSTGSGYIRLKPGSDNQVHIVGHIHGNNSWMSGDLEGRIHQIANNPPIVQNGNEITIGQRHGDNDLYRNISIDYDVTLPKGSNIVAATGSGDLTVDNVGATLKAQTGSGSVHATGIHGAATLGSGSGDVDLQQTGPGDVRAETGSGSVHLQGINGGLKASTGSGDIEVAGQPATDWKLSTGSGSIRMSLGSSAKFNLVADTGSGSVNVSQPITMQGSLNRHHITGAVNGGGPLVHANTGSGDITIR comes from the coding sequence ATGTACGTCCGTCATCTCTTAGCAGCAGCCACACTCGCCATCACCGCAACTGCATTCGCCGCAGAGGGCAGCTTCGATCGCACCCTCAACGTGAGCAGCTCGCCCAACGTATCCGTCTCCACTGGCTCAGGCTATATCCGTCTCAAACCCGGTTCTGATAATCAGGTCCATATCGTCGGCCACATTCATGGGAACAACAGCTGGATGTCGGGCGATCTCGAGGGGCGCATCCATCAGATTGCCAACAATCCTCCCATCGTCCAGAACGGCAATGAAATCACCATCGGCCAGCGCCATGGCGATAACGACCTCTATCGCAACATCTCCATCGATTACGACGTCACCCTGCCGAAAGGCTCCAACATTGTTGCCGCGACCGGCTCCGGAGATCTCACTGTCGATAACGTAGGAGCTACCCTCAAGGCGCAGACCGGCTCCGGCTCAGTGCACGCCACCGGAATCCACGGCGCCGCCACTCTGGGATCGGGTTCAGGCGACGTCGATCTTCAACAGACAGGCCCTGGCGACGTGCGGGCCGAAACCGGCTCCGGCTCAGTCCATCTCCAAGGAATCAATGGCGGACTGAAGGCTTCGACCGGCTCCGGTGACATCGAGGTCGCAGGTCAGCCAGCGACCGATTGGAAGCTCTCCACCGGCTCCGGCTCCATCCGCATGAGCCTGGGCAGCAGTGCAAAGTTCAACCTGGTCGCTGACACCGGCTCCGGCTCAGTTAACGTTTCGCAACCCATTACCATGCAGGGAAGCCTCAACCGCCATCACATTACCGGCGCGGTCAATGGTGGCGGTCCCCTCGTTCACGCCAACACCGGCTCGGGAGACATCACCATCCGGTAG
- a CDS encoding histidine phosphatase family protein — protein sequence MSEGTQLWLIRHGETEWSLSGQHTSRTDIALTSHGRKRAEELRDYLKGTDFQAVFVSPMQRARETCQIAGFGSQAVVDDNLKEWDYGVYEGKTTAEIRARIPGWSVWKDPIVDGETAEQVGLRADHVIARSLTASPSGGNVALFAHAHILRILAARWLELAAIEGSLFALGTGSVSVLGWERETRVISSWNRSFE from the coding sequence ATGAGTGAGGGAACCCAGTTGTGGTTGATTCGGCACGGCGAGACGGAGTGGAGTCTGAGCGGCCAACATACCAGCCGGACCGACATAGCCCTGACGTCCCATGGCAGGAAGAGAGCCGAGGAACTGCGTGACTACCTGAAGGGGACGGACTTTCAGGCAGTGTTCGTAAGTCCCATGCAACGGGCACGGGAGACCTGTCAGATTGCAGGATTCGGAAGCCAGGCTGTCGTAGACGACAACCTGAAAGAGTGGGACTATGGGGTCTACGAGGGAAAAACAACGGCGGAGATTCGTGCCCGGATTCCGGGTTGGAGCGTTTGGAAAGATCCGATTGTGGACGGTGAAACCGCGGAACAGGTGGGTTTGAGAGCCGACCATGTCATCGCACGTTCTCTGACAGCTTCACCCAGTGGCGGCAACGTGGCGCTATTTGCGCATGCTCACATCCTCCGGATTCTGGCGGCAAGATGGCTTGAGCTGGCGGCAATCGAGGGAAGCCTGTTCGCACTGGGGACCGGAAGCGTGAGCGTGCTGGGGTGGGAGCGTGAGACGAGGGTTATCTCATCCTGGAATCGCAGCTTCGAGTAA
- the uvrB gene encoding excinuclease ABC subunit UvrB: MDFQLSTTYKPQGDQPRAINELVSGVTSGEKDQVLLGVTGSGKTFTMAKVISELNRPALILAHNKTLAAQLYHEFKQFFPNNAVEYFVSYYDYYQPEAYIPSGDLYIEKEATINEELDKLRLSATRSLFERRDAIIVSSVSCIYGLGSPEAYYGMLLMLEKGQRVRREDITRRLVEILYERNDVDFRRGTFRVRGDVIEVYPTYDENAYRIELFGDEIDSLSQIDPLFGSVKQKYSRLPIYPKSHYVVQPERKATAMDSILKELFEWEAQLEKEGRLVESQRIHQRTRFDLEMIKSVGYCHGIENYSRHFSGRLPGEPPPTLLDYFPRDFLIFIDESHVTVPQLHGMWHGDRSRKQNLIDYGFRLPSALDNRPLRFEEFEARAGQIIYVSATPGPYELTKSAGVVIEQIIRPTGLIDPIVEVRPVKGQIDDLLAEIRDRTNKGQRVLVTTLTKRMAEDLAGYYTEVGVRCRYMHSEIETLERIKLLRDLRKGEFDVLIGINLLREGLDLPEVSLVAILDADKEGFLRSQGSLIQTIGRAARHLEGRAILYADAMTESMQRAIDETNRRREIQQAYNEEHGITPRSIIRPTEMALAGILNADYADLTEEAGEMPEFTSQQDLDSYIARLETEMREAAKKFEFEKAAKLRDTVKELRTKEFLFT, from the coding sequence ATGGATTTTCAACTAAGCACCACGTATAAGCCGCAGGGCGACCAGCCGCGCGCGATCAACGAACTTGTATCCGGAGTCACGTCAGGAGAGAAGGACCAGGTCCTGCTGGGCGTCACCGGATCGGGCAAGACCTTCACGATGGCCAAGGTCATCTCAGAGCTGAACCGGCCTGCGCTCATTCTGGCCCATAACAAGACGCTCGCAGCCCAGCTCTACCACGAGTTCAAGCAGTTCTTCCCCAACAACGCCGTCGAGTACTTCGTCTCCTACTACGACTACTACCAGCCCGAGGCATACATTCCCTCCGGCGACCTGTACATCGAAAAAGAAGCAACCATCAACGAGGAACTGGACAAATTGCGGCTCTCCGCGACCCGATCCTTGTTTGAAAGACGGGACGCCATCATCGTCTCCTCGGTCTCCTGCATCTATGGCCTGGGCTCGCCCGAGGCGTACTACGGCATGCTGCTGATGCTCGAGAAAGGCCAGCGGGTCCGACGCGAAGACATTACCCGACGGCTGGTCGAGATTCTCTATGAGCGGAACGACGTCGACTTTCGCAGAGGAACCTTCCGAGTCCGGGGAGACGTCATCGAGGTCTACCCGACCTACGATGAGAACGCCTATCGGATCGAACTCTTCGGCGACGAGATCGATTCCCTCTCGCAGATCGATCCGTTGTTCGGCTCGGTCAAACAGAAATATTCACGTCTGCCGATCTACCCGAAGAGCCATTACGTCGTCCAGCCGGAACGAAAGGCGACGGCGATGGATTCCATCCTAAAGGAGCTCTTCGAGTGGGAGGCCCAGCTTGAGAAAGAAGGCCGCCTGGTAGAGTCGCAGCGAATCCACCAGAGAACACGTTTCGATCTCGAGATGATCAAGTCCGTCGGCTACTGCCACGGAATTGAGAATTATTCACGTCACTTTTCAGGCCGCCTTCCCGGTGAGCCTCCGCCGACTCTGCTCGATTATTTCCCCCGTGATTTTCTGATCTTTATCGATGAGTCTCACGTTACCGTGCCACAGCTCCACGGCATGTGGCACGGTGACCGCTCTCGAAAGCAAAACCTGATCGACTACGGCTTCCGTCTGCCGTCCGCACTGGACAATCGTCCTCTACGATTTGAGGAGTTCGAGGCCCGCGCCGGCCAGATCATCTACGTCTCGGCTACCCCCGGCCCGTATGAGCTGACCAAGTCGGCGGGTGTAGTGATCGAACAGATCATTCGTCCCACAGGTCTGATCGACCCCATCGTAGAGGTCCGACCAGTGAAGGGCCAGATCGACGATCTGCTCGCCGAGATTCGCGACCGCACCAACAAAGGCCAGCGCGTGCTCGTAACCACTCTCACCAAGCGCATGGCCGAGGATCTTGCCGGCTACTACACCGAAGTCGGCGTGCGCTGTCGCTATATGCACTCGGAGATCGAGACGCTGGAGCGCATCAAGCTGCTGCGCGATCTCCGCAAAGGCGAGTTCGACGTACTCATCGGCATCAACCTGCTTCGCGAGGGCCTGGATCTTCCCGAAGTCTCCCTTGTTGCCATCCTTGACGCCGATAAGGAAGGCTTCCTGCGCTCGCAGGGCTCACTCATCCAGACCATCGGGCGCGCTGCCCGGCATCTCGAGGGCCGAGCCATCCTGTACGCCGACGCCATGACCGAATCGATGCAGAGAGCCATCGATGAGACCAACAGGCGCCGCGAGATTCAGCAGGCGTACAACGAGGAGCACGGCATTACTCCGAGATCCATCATCCGGCCCACGGAGATGGCGCTAGCCGGAATCCTGAACGCGGACTACGCAGACCTGACCGAAGAGGCCGGCGAGATGCCCGAGTTCACCAGCCAGCAGGATCTCGACTCCTATATTGCAAGGCTGGAAACAGAGATGCGTGAGGCCGCAAAGAAGTTCGAGTTCGAAAAGGCGGCGAAACTCCGGGATACCGTTAAGGAGCTACGCACCAAGGAATTTCTGTTCACGTAG
- a CDS encoding sigma 54-interacting transcriptional regulator translates to MVEMMRNGAAMAGAETARFGIADGAVVARKVVLASADADLRTRLKASLAGMRWEVHEAAGGAEAMARVDALHPEALMVDSWLPDLEVGEFASQMHVLYPGVEMVRLDGGMDGRVRSPRRHELLHALREVQGEVRSDTAAWNAAPVSVPELTRIVESEVRRSGVNAVVPEMIGESEAMQELARLIRLVAPRATTVLIEGETGAGKEVVAKALHRLSDRAGKPFVVLNCAAIPEALLEAELFGHTRGAFTGAVQSRTGRIEAAHGGTLFLDEIGEMPVALQAKMLRFLECGELQRVGDNDVTRVDVRIIAATHQPLEQRSAEGTFRLDLYHRLAVFPIEVPPLRERVEDLELLAEHVLAKLGKRMPRKRLGPSAMAKLKEYAWPGNVRELMHVLERAAILAGERMEISADEIRYRRATR, encoded by the coding sequence ATGGTAGAGATGATGCGGAATGGTGCAGCGATGGCTGGCGCGGAGACGGCCAGATTCGGGATCGCAGATGGAGCTGTAGTCGCCCGGAAGGTGGTGCTGGCCAGCGCGGATGCCGATCTGCGTACAAGGCTGAAGGCCTCTCTGGCAGGAATGCGATGGGAGGTCCACGAAGCCGCCGGAGGAGCGGAGGCCATGGCCCGCGTGGATGCGTTGCATCCGGAGGCTCTGATGGTGGACAGCTGGCTTCCGGACCTTGAAGTTGGGGAGTTTGCCAGCCAGATGCATGTGCTGTATCCGGGGGTGGAGATGGTGCGGCTGGATGGCGGCATGGATGGGCGGGTGCGCAGTCCGCGACGGCATGAGCTGCTGCATGCTCTGCGCGAGGTGCAGGGCGAGGTTCGAAGCGATACCGCGGCGTGGAATGCGGCTCCCGTCAGTGTGCCGGAGCTGACGCGCATCGTTGAGAGTGAGGTTCGACGGAGCGGGGTAAACGCTGTCGTGCCGGAGATGATTGGCGAGAGTGAAGCCATGCAGGAGTTGGCGCGTCTGATACGACTGGTTGCGCCACGGGCGACGACGGTGCTGATTGAGGGCGAGACGGGAGCCGGCAAGGAGGTGGTCGCGAAGGCGCTTCATCGGCTGAGCGATCGGGCAGGGAAGCCGTTTGTGGTGCTGAACTGCGCGGCGATTCCAGAGGCGCTGCTGGAGGCGGAGCTGTTTGGCCATACGCGTGGTGCATTTACGGGAGCCGTGCAATCGCGCACCGGAAGGATTGAAGCAGCGCATGGCGGTACGCTGTTTCTGGATGAGATTGGAGAGATGCCCGTTGCCCTTCAGGCCAAGATGCTCCGCTTCCTGGAGTGTGGCGAGTTGCAGCGTGTGGGTGACAACGACGTGACGCGGGTCGATGTGCGTATCATCGCGGCAACGCATCAGCCGCTGGAGCAGAGGTCGGCGGAGGGAACGTTCCGTCTGGATCTGTATCACCGGCTTGCAGTCTTTCCGATCGAAGTTCCTCCTCTACGAGAGCGTGTGGAGGATCTGGAATTGTTGGCGGAGCATGTTCTCGCGAAATTGGGAAAGCGCATGCCGCGGAAACGGCTGGGCCCGTCGGCTATGGCGAAGCTCAAGGAGTATGCGTGGCCTGGGAACGTCCGTGAGCTGATGCATGTCCTGGAGCGTGCGGCGATTCTCGCGGGTGAGCGCATGGAGATCTCTGCCGATGAGATTCGTTATCGGCGAGCAACGCGATAG
- a CDS encoding FAD-dependent oxidoreductase → MPESTRTLASTTCCIIGGGPAGIMLGFLLAREGIPVTVLEKHQDFFRDFRGDTIHPSTLELLYQLGLFDKFLEIRHSKISHLSGVVGGYRATMADFSHLPTRAKYIALMPQWDFLDFLAAEAARFPNFTLRMGWEATGLLQSNGVTTGVIARTPEGVVEIPATLTVGCDGRRAISRQAAHLPLIEQGVPIDVLWLRLPRHDGDPENALGYVNYGRLIGLLNRIDYFQVACLIAKGSFPQLQQAGLSAFQQSLVRIVPFLADRVSEIDSWDKVKLLTVQVNRLTQWSSPGLLCIGDAAHAMSPVGGIGINIALQDAVAAANILAEPLRSNSLTTHHLKWVQQYREKAVRRTQAVQVFAHRILNRVLQNPGPVRPPLMLRIITNIPGFKYLTGRLIGMGLQPEHIRQHEQS, encoded by the coding sequence ATGCCGGAGAGCACTCGGACTCTCGCCAGCACGACCTGTTGCATCATCGGTGGCGGCCCTGCCGGCATCATGCTCGGCTTTCTGCTCGCCCGCGAAGGTATACCGGTCACAGTCCTCGAAAAGCACCAGGACTTCTTCCGCGACTTTCGAGGCGATACCATCCATCCCTCGACGCTCGAGCTTCTCTATCAGCTTGGTCTCTTCGACAAGTTTCTTGAGATTCGCCATTCGAAGATCAGCCATCTCTCCGGGGTCGTCGGCGGTTATAGAGCCACAATGGCGGACTTCTCTCACCTGCCGACTCGTGCAAAATATATCGCTTTGATGCCGCAGTGGGATTTTCTGGACTTCCTTGCCGCAGAAGCCGCAAGGTTCCCCAATTTCACCCTCCGCATGGGCTGGGAGGCTACGGGATTGCTTCAGAGCAACGGCGTCACGACCGGAGTCATTGCACGCACCCCGGAAGGCGTCGTCGAGATTCCTGCCACACTAACGGTCGGTTGCGACGGACGCCGCGCTATATCGAGGCAGGCGGCACATCTCCCCTTGATTGAACAGGGCGTGCCCATTGACGTGCTCTGGCTGCGTCTCCCACGTCACGACGGCGATCCTGAGAATGCATTGGGATACGTGAACTACGGCCGCCTGATCGGACTTCTCAACAGAATCGACTACTTCCAGGTCGCCTGCCTGATCGCCAAGGGAAGTTTTCCGCAGTTGCAGCAGGCCGGCCTTTCCGCATTTCAGCAGAGTCTTGTCCGGATCGTCCCGTTCCTCGCAGATCGGGTAAGCGAGATCGACTCCTGGGACAAGGTCAAGCTGCTCACCGTGCAGGTTAACCGCCTCACACAGTGGTCGTCCCCGGGGCTTCTCTGCATCGGCGACGCCGCACATGCGATGTCTCCCGTCGGAGGCATAGGAATCAACATTGCCCTCCAGGACGCGGTGGCAGCGGCCAACATTCTGGCGGAGCCTCTACGCTCCAATTCGCTCACGACACATCACCTGAAGTGGGTACAGCAGTATCGGGAAAAGGCGGTTCGGCGGACGCAGGCCGTTCAGGTCTTCGCTCATCGGATCCTGAATCGCGTTCTCCAGAACCCCGGTCCAGTCCGCCCACCCTTGATGCTTCGAATCATCACCAACATCCCAGGTTTCAAATATCTGACCGGTCGCCTGATCGGAATGGGTCTCCAGCCTGAACATATCCGCCAGCACGAGCAATCCTGA
- the flgB gene encoding flagellar basal body rod protein FlgB, with product MQVTTPLSSALTRYLDLTAEQMKVTAENMANVDTPGYKTKGFDFEQEFLRQMNSSDATGPATAQTRQVDGLVSRPDGNNVSMDREGVQLAKAQLQFKLGVQLLKNEYSMVMSAIHAEAK from the coding sequence ATGCAGGTGACGACACCCTTGAGCAGCGCGTTGACGCGATACCTTGACCTGACGGCGGAGCAGATGAAGGTGACGGCCGAAAACATGGCCAACGTCGATACGCCGGGATACAAGACGAAAGGCTTTGATTTCGAACAGGAATTTTTACGGCAGATGAATTCGTCAGATGCGACGGGTCCTGCGACAGCGCAGACGCGGCAGGTGGATGGACTGGTTTCGAGACCGGATGGAAATAACGTCTCGATGGATCGAGAAGGCGTGCAGCTGGCAAAGGCGCAGCTGCAGTTCAAGCTCGGAGTGCAGTTGCTGAAGAACGAGTATTCGATGGTGATGAGCGCGATCCATGCGGAGGCGAAGTAG
- a CDS encoding efflux RND transporter periplasmic adaptor subunit → MATQRKQKRNLWIWGGIIVLVVAVILGVAVAARGNSARIEPSQLAKVEKGDIARSVVATGKVQPITKVEVKSKASGIVTKLYVDINQHVKQGQVLAQLDQIEILAQVNAQKAQLAAAESNERAAQAAIQYDKVNAEAPDLPMFKHTYERALSMSRDGVVSQQALDDAEQKYLAATNTRDKAVAQISVDTSKFHQAQAQVQQAQASLKQLQEQYSYTTITSPMDGVILSRDVELGDAVSSILVMGSTATLVMTIGDITQVYVQGKVDESDIGKVYMGQPARIKVESFKDKTFYGKVTKIAPLGVEKDNVTTFEVRVSIDNPGGELKANMTANAEILLDEHKGVLTIPEQSVMYDKDRNASVEIPDSKQKNGRRKVPIKAGISNGTRTEVLSGLKQGDTVILQQ, encoded by the coding sequence TTGGCGACACAACGCAAACAAAAGCGCAATCTCTGGATATGGGGCGGCATCATCGTCCTGGTGGTAGCCGTTATCCTCGGCGTGGCCGTGGCAGCACGCGGAAACAGCGCTCGGATCGAGCCCTCGCAGCTGGCCAAGGTCGAAAAAGGGGATATCGCCCGCTCCGTCGTCGCGACCGGAAAGGTTCAGCCAATCACCAAGGTCGAGGTCAAGTCCAAGGCCTCAGGCATCGTCACAAAGCTTTACGTCGACATCAACCAGCATGTGAAGCAGGGTCAGGTACTCGCCCAGCTCGACCAGATTGAGATTCTCGCCCAGGTAAACGCTCAGAAGGCCCAGCTCGCCGCCGCCGAATCCAATGAGCGCGCTGCGCAGGCCGCCATTCAATACGATAAGGTCAACGCCGAAGCTCCCGATCTTCCCATGTTTAAGCACACCTATGAACGTGCCTTGTCCATGTCCAGAGACGGCGTGGTCTCCCAACAAGCTCTCGACGACGCCGAACAGAAATATCTCGCGGCCACAAACACTCGAGACAAAGCCGTAGCCCAGATCTCTGTCGACACCTCCAAGTTCCACCAGGCACAGGCGCAGGTCCAGCAGGCTCAGGCCTCGCTCAAGCAATTGCAGGAGCAGTACTCCTATACGACGATCACCTCTCCCATGGATGGCGTCATCCTTTCTCGAGATGTCGAACTCGGCGACGCAGTAAGCTCCATTCTCGTCATGGGTTCTACCGCTACCCTCGTCATGACCATTGGCGACATTACGCAGGTCTATGTGCAGGGCAAAGTCGATGAATCCGATATTGGCAAGGTTTACATGGGCCAGCCTGCCCGCATCAAGGTCGAATCCTTCAAAGACAAGACCTTCTACGGCAAGGTCACCAAGATCGCTCCCCTCGGGGTCGAAAAAGACAACGTCACCACCTTTGAAGTGCGCGTCTCCATTGACAATCCCGGCGGAGAGCTCAAAGCCAACATGACCGCCAACGCCGAGATTTTGCTCGATGAACACAAGGGCGTTCTCACCATCCCTGAACAGTCCGTCATGTATGACAAGGATCGCAACGCCTCGGTTGAGATTCCCGACTCCAAACAGAAGAATGGCCGTCGCAAGGTCCCCATCAAGGCCGGCATCTCGAATGGCACGCGTACTGAGGTCCTCTCCGGACTCAAGCAAGGCGATACCGTAATCCTGCAGCAGTAA
- the fliE gene encoding flagellar hook-basal body complex protein FliE, producing MSDVLMKSGLAMSNSFGSMSTQGMSGAGSATGDQGSETPFAGLLESMVKQTSALDHQAATTVIGLLNGQGVDIHKAMIATQKADMAFELALQVRNKAVGAYQQMMGMQF from the coding sequence ATGAGTGACGTGTTGATGAAGAGCGGTCTGGCGATGTCGAACAGCTTCGGTTCCATGAGCACGCAGGGAATGAGCGGCGCGGGGAGCGCGACGGGCGATCAGGGGTCGGAGACGCCGTTTGCAGGACTGCTGGAGTCGATGGTGAAACAGACATCGGCGCTCGACCACCAGGCAGCGACTACCGTAATCGGGCTGCTGAACGGACAGGGAGTGGATATTCACAAGGCGATGATTGCGACTCAGAAGGCGGATATGGCCTTCGAACTGGCGCTGCAGGTGAGGAACAAGGCGGTCGGGGCGTACCAGCAGATGATGGGCATGCAGTTCTGA
- a CDS encoding HAD family hydrolase, producing the protein MKPVTPRLIVFDLDGTLIDSRQDLCNSVNAMLAHLGKSVLPEEVIASYIGDGASMLVRRALGDPEGDAHDEEFVAEALHHFLEYYRVHKLDFTYVYPGVMETLAAIRTALPDTPMAVLTNKPVNPSRVICDHFGLSSYFFQNYGGNSFHTKKPDPHGLLTLVGEASAILGSPVVASETLMVGDTDIDVLTARAIGAVSVGCRFGLAPERLAAAKPDFMVDSPAGWMQAMGIPTPADFTQNLGVK; encoded by the coding sequence ATGAAACCTGTGACTCCAAGGCTTATCGTCTTCGACCTGGATGGAACCCTGATCGATTCACGACAGGATCTTTGCAACTCTGTCAATGCAATGCTGGCTCACCTCGGCAAGTCCGTGCTCCCGGAAGAGGTGATTGCCAGCTACATCGGGGATGGCGCTTCGATGCTGGTGCGACGCGCGCTGGGCGATCCTGAGGGCGATGCGCACGATGAAGAATTCGTTGCAGAGGCACTGCACCACTTCCTGGAGTACTACAGGGTTCACAAGCTGGACTTCACCTACGTCTATCCCGGCGTGATGGAGACGCTGGCGGCGATCCGCACAGCGCTGCCGGATACCCCGATGGCGGTTTTGACGAACAAGCCGGTGAATCCATCGCGCGTGATCTGCGATCATTTCGGACTGTCGAGCTACTTCTTCCAGAACTATGGCGGCAACAGCTTTCATACCAAGAAGCCTGACCCCCACGGCCTGCTGACGCTGGTCGGCGAGGCATCGGCCATCTTGGGCTCACCGGTCGTTGCGTCCGAGACCCTGATGGTGGGCGACACGGATATCGATGTTCTGACCGCACGGGCTATCGGAGCCGTTTCGGTGGGGTGCAGATTCGGGCTGGCTCCTGAAAGACTGGCGGCGGCGAAACCGGACTTCATGGTGGATTCTCCAGCGGGTTGGATGCAGGCGATGGGGATACCTACCCCTGCCGATTTTACGCAAAATCTTGGAGTCAAATGA
- the lexA gene encoding transcriptional repressor LexA, with translation MAITRRQKEVLDFLSGFTQKNGYSPSYEEIASGLGLSSLATVHKHITNLQNKGLLQRAHNRSRSIDVLPARSTRRGPERLPLLGRIAAGRPVEAIETAESISLGDIIGNREVFALEVRGDSMRDEHIVSGDYVLVERTRTAREGEIVVALVDGSDATLKRFYREGPMIRLQPSNSEMAPIFAAAANVSIQGKVLGVLRKYS, from the coding sequence ATGGCTATCACAAGGCGGCAAAAAGAGGTTCTCGACTTTCTCTCCGGCTTCACCCAGAAGAACGGGTACTCCCCGTCTTATGAAGAGATCGCCAGCGGCCTGGGCCTCAGTTCACTTGCCACCGTCCATAAGCACATCACCAATCTGCAGAACAAAGGACTTTTGCAGAGAGCCCATAACCGCAGCCGCTCCATCGATGTGCTGCCGGCGCGCAGTACACGCCGTGGCCCGGAGCGCCTTCCCCTCCTGGGACGCATCGCTGCCGGCAGGCCGGTTGAGGCCATTGAGACCGCAGAGAGCATCTCGCTAGGCGACATCATCGGCAACCGCGAGGTCTTCGCGCTCGAGGTGCGCGGCGACTCCATGCGCGATGAACACATCGTCTCCGGAGACTATGTCCTGGTGGAGCGCACCCGAACTGCCCGCGAAGGCGAGATCGTCGTGGCGCTGGTCGACGGTTCCGATGCCACCCTCAAACGCTTCTATCGCGAAGGCCCCATGATACGCCTTCAACCATCCAACTCTGAGATGGCGCCGATCTTCGCCGCGGCTGCGAATGTCAGCATTCAAGGCAAGGTTCTTGGCGTACTTCGCAAATACTCTTAG